From Columba livia isolate bColLiv1 breed racing homer unplaced genomic scaffold, bColLiv1.pat.W.v2 Scaffold_178, whole genome shotgun sequence:
tttcctgcacacaTACAGTGCCCCATGCTTCTCCTGGAACATCCcgtctccccacagagccctttcccaagagagctgagctatgctgacctggccagctgttcctgccccccTTCCCACGCTCCATACAGCTCCGaactgcagagcaagtgggctgtggtgcccagggccatgggTTGAGTCCACAGATTCACATTggtcagggtgggaggaagacccagctcagggtgggtcctgctcactccccctcagcacacagacatggctcctgcagccccagagatcccagagagaggattctgggcaaacaagtcagtgcggggtcctttatttcatttatacacacagagagTACAGCTCCTTATTTAGAAAAAGACAACGGGTCACACCAGACAGGTAGATATGGACATAGAtataagatgaaaaataattttggttgtgGGTAGCATTAATACAAGAAAGAATAcctaaaaccaaagaaaaaaaaaaaaaaagtacaaaactcAGGTTGAACTGGTATGAGTTATATTACAagtgacatgcagaagcaggaggtcagttcattactgcttttgaaaagcaaacattcatcactttccttatagactccttgagttccctgttcctcatgctgtagatgagggggttcactgctggaggcaccactgagtacagaactgacaccaccagatccagggatggggaggaaatggatgagggtttcaggtaggcaaacatggcagtgctgacaaacagggagaccacggccaggtgagggaggcaggtggaaaaggctttgtgccgtccctgctcagaggggatcctcagcacggccctcaagatctgcacataggacaccactatgaacacaaaacacgCAAATGCTAAACAGGCACTAACCACAATAAGCCCATGTTCCCTGAGGtgggagtgtgagcaggagagcttgaggatctgggggatttcacaaaagaactggcccagggcattgcccttgcacaggggcagtgaaaatgtattggccgtgtagagcagagcattgagaaacccagtggcccaggcagctgctgccatgtggacacaagctctgctgcccaggagggtcccgtagtgcaggggtttgcagatggcaacgtagcggtcgtacgacatgatggtgaggagataaaactctgctgaaatgaaaaacaaaaacagaaagacctGCGCAGCACAACCTGAATAGgaaatggccctggtgtcccagagggaatttgacatggatttggggacaatggtggagatggagcccaggtcgaggagggcgaggttgagcaggaagaagtacatgggggtgtggaggtgctggtcccaggctatggtggtgatgatgaggccgttgcccaggagggcagccaggtagatgcccaggaagagccagaagtgcaagagctgcagctcccgtgtgtctgcgaacggcaggaggaggaactgggtgatggagctgctgttggacatttactgcctgtgggcatgaggacctgtcataggaggaaaagatagtgaagGTTTAGATGAGACTTCTCTGGGAATAATCAAACCCATTTCTCACAAACCCTCCCACCCTGTcacacaaagagacacttttctttttccaggagaacgtcctggctgagccctcgtcggtgcttgatgagtgtgcaatgaagagcagggtctctgcccaggggctcctgaggagtcagcctgaccctgtgtgatcgggtgggcaggggccagtcctggggttcagctttgtcagctggaaccgctcctggtgcagaagggactgtcagcatctgtacccCCAGGCCTGAGAAACTGAGTTGGAGAGGTTTGGTTTTTCTACAGCTTCTtctgccctcccaccctggggagtgttgttgggtgtcagaaaccctcagcatttctgctgcactcagggagaacagagcgagtcctgtgAGACCAGAcggtgcctgtgggtcagtgtagagtgagggcagctgctctgtccctctgtcttgctccagctgccctgggctggcacctttctgagatgggggctgatcacCCTCCCATGTTAcgctgaaaagccaccaggcactgctgagagcagagggatccacctcagaccacgACATGTGTCACCCTTTCtgaaggtctcagcacccaacgtttagcccaggacacacacagctcattccccagccccacaaactgcattgcccacagcccacaggtcagagcaaagctgggacacgtgtgcccatggacacacctgcaggaaaggacccacaagctcaggctgtgactctgcagctgaaactgccatccccagagagcctgacagcaagaacaagatcccaacagcagtgacccagagcaggggagcaagaaggaaaatgcggtgagggtgggtgtgagagaggccagggcagaggcagccgggcactcagacagtgtcacccttccccagctgtgcagccacctcccagacaccaacactgccgggcagctgctctcagcccctgtgctctgcagaggaactggagctctggctgcacaggagctgcttcgtgccttggagcccccggccctgagggcagaggctttgctgggtgggacaggaggccagggggctgctcacaggagggatctgcactgcaggggatcacaggcacttttctctcttctccctcccataaccattccgggtttggtttcctctcctttctgatcatttccctgctgcctggagattctcccctgggaggtgtttccctgtccatgtctcttccctgtcagtgctcacagaccatcccaccctctgtgccctccccctggccctacagatcctgcctgttcacagggcactgcctgggggcatcttcctgtttgcaggctggaaaacagatcACAGATGAAGTGTAAGTTGTCCAGTCAAGGTGATGCTGGTTCTGCATAGGCAGAGGAGAGTCAAGGCATGCCAGGATTCTCTTGAAGAcctactgcagttcatgtgtctcaagtgtttgtttaaaattaagaactgccTTAATCACCACTCATtccccagagtaggagactgaaaacacagactcagggaggttccttatctttgtagtactctttgtcttctgctccttgaaacctcctcttgtcaatattctggaatgatctggagctgtgagcagccccgacccacggagaacccagcagcagaaggaccctgccctgccgggggttgCTCGtccccccacagcttctcccctcagtgttgctgggatcTCCTGGGCAGGCTGAgtgctgaccctggcaggcggcagagtccctgcccggcacagccctggggtgcagggaccctgctctgcaggacagccctgggcacccctgcctgcacatttacatttacaccccacagccaccctggggacaacgcagcattcacgtcttgtcactctgacagtgcagaaggcaatccctgctctgcagcacatcctctcctctgatcagagaatctctgagagctgtacttacatctctcgcaggctctgcaatgtgacagctttctgagatcctaccaagatttgcagatgcaatgccctgcagccacaggcttcatatctgagaggatttcatttccagtgaactctcagcatcctcccagcccaggctgcgtttccctctctgtgcccggctcctgtgccctcggtgctgcaggcagagccctcagccctgctgcgtgtgcagaggagctgctcctgggcagagctgtctctctgcagcgctgccgctgccatgagctccctgtgtcccaggagcccagcccagctcagcagcacaggagcagcccatgatgtccctttctctgtcccctctgggctccttccaggtgtccctggggctccaaTGGCACAGCTTCGAagttgaagtaatcagtgaGGCTGGTTCTCTCTCCtattcagagacacttctttccagcattgtacttttcattttaaaaaataaatgggtttGAGAATCGTATTTTCTTctcccatcattagacaggacaccgGGAatattacagcaaaggatctaatttctGCAAACTGGGGAAGGTATATCCTCAGTTAAAGGAATTtaggcattttattctgcttttacactcctaggtctagagagacattca
This genomic window contains:
- the LOC135577915 gene encoding olfactory receptor 14A16-like, producing the protein MSNSSSITQFLLLPFADTRELQLLHFWLFLGIYLAALLGNGLIITTIAWDQHLHTPMYFFLLNLALLDLGSISTIVPKSMSNSLWDTRAISYSGCAAQVFLFLFFISAEFYLLTIMSYDRYVAICKPLHYGTLLGSRACVHMAAAAWATGFLNALLYTANTFSLPLCKGNALGQFFCEIPQILKLSCSHSHLREHGLIVVSACLAFACFVFIVVSYVQILRAVLRIPSEQGRHKAFSTCLPHLAVVSLFVSTAMFAYLKPSSISSPSLDLVVSVLYSVVPPAVNPLIYSMRNRELKESIRKVMNVCFSKAVMN